TCGTCGACGGCGGCATCTTGTTTCCCATCAAGCCCCTTTTTGCCAAAAGTGTGATTACGGCCCTGGCCCGCCTGGGCGGCGAGGTGGTGGGCATCGTGGCCAACCAGCCCTTCTTCAAGGCCGGGGCCATTGATACCAACGGTATCGACAAGATCATCAGCTTTCTGGTTCTTTGCGATTCCTATAACCTCCCCTTGCTATTTTTTGAGGACACCCCCGGTTTTCTGGTGGGCCGGGAGGCCGAACGAAATCGCGTGGGGGCCCGGGTCATGAATTATATGAATGCCCTGGGGCAGGTCACCGTACCCAAAATCACGGTTATAATCCGCAAGGCTTACGGGATGGCCTTCTGGAATATGGCCGGCTCGGGATGTGCCACAGACTTTATCGTGGCCTGGCCGACGGCCGAGATGAGCTTCGTCAGCCCCGAGATCGCCGCCAACGTGGTCTTTGCCGGAAAGATGGAAAGCTCCCCGGAAATGGCCGTACAAAAAGAGCAGTTCGTTCAACAAATGATCCTGGACAGCGCCCCCTATTCGGCCGCCGCCAGGCACTATATCCATGATGTCATCGATCCCCGGGAGACGCGCCATTTTATCCTTCAGGCCCTGGACATCTGCCGGGACCGGCACACCGGGGGCATCGGGAAACACCTCCTGGCCAACTGGCCAACGAAATTCTAAGGATATTTTATCTTCATCTTCCGTGAACTGTATCACCGGATCCTGGATGAGAAAAAGCGGTGATGTTGGCTTGGGCACCAAACTGCTTGAATCAATGGTGTCGGTAAAAATAGTTCATTAAAATGGATTCGTTCGTCATCTGAGATACAAGGGCTCCTGGTTTCGTTCCACCCGGCGGATATTTTCTGTCACGGTCTTAACAATCCCCCTCATGGAGACATCGGTGGAGCCGCCTATATGCGGAGTAGCCAGGACGTTATAGACAAAGACCGGATCTTCGGGGTCCGGTGGTTCTTCCCAGAATACATCCAGCCCGGCACCGGCAATCCCTTTGGAGACCAAAACCTCCAGCAGGGCATCCCGATCCACCAGACCTCCCCGGGAAAGGTTGATGAGAAAAGCATTCTTTTTCATCAGGGCAAACTTCTTGCGGTCCATAATCTTTTGGGTTTCCCTGGTTACCGGGAGACAAAGGACCACAAAATCAGCCTTCCGAAGGAGTTCTCCAAAATCCTCCGGACCTCCAGCCCAATCCAGTCCCAGGTCCTCTTTGGCCTTTTGAGGGTCGGTCCTTTTTATTCCTATGAGATGGACGTCAAAGGCCTTTAGTCGTTTGATCAAGGCCCGTCCGATTCCGCCCAGACCCACCAGGCCCACGGTCAAACCCTGAAGGGCACGGCCCTGGGGTTCGCCCATCTTCCGGTCGGCCAGACTACGGGCCATACCCCGAAAGTCTCTGGCCAGACCGATCATCAGATAGATGGCCAATTCCGCTACCGAATCGG
The genomic region above belongs to Deltaproteobacteria bacterium and contains:
- a CDS encoding lactate dehydrogenase, which codes for MKILFAAPENAWGGFFHKIRKELPEHDFKAAGRFGVDTLKGIQILIPTMTLITREMLAEADDLRLIQQCGVGLEGVDLEAAGELNIRVANVPSDESGNADSVAELAIYLMIGLARDFRGMARSLADRKMGEPQGRALQGLTVGLVGLGGIGRALIKRLKAFDVHLIGIKRTDPQKAKEDLGLDWAGGPEDFGELLRKADFVVLCLPVTRETQKIMDRKKFALMKKNAFLINLSRGGLVDRDALLEVLVSKGIAGAGLDVFWEEPPDPEDPVFVYNVLATPHIGGSTDVSMRGIVKTVTENIRRVERNQEPLYLR